The following proteins come from a genomic window of Proteiniphilum propionicum:
- a CDS encoding AraC family transcriptional regulator, translating to MRYNDFGIDFKYLLVSERDKKFGLTINTVGFQPIAPHTQYPSTDHPKSYYFSPDKGRILSEYQIVYISKGKGTFNSEATKKVNITKGQAIILFPGQWHTYCPLKDTGWNEYYIGFEGRIIDNIVENGFISPSNQVLDVGVNEDLVNLFSTAIKVAKEDKTAAQQNLAGIAFNILGTILSLAQNKNFETKDKAQKIERAKVIMLENIHKNIDIKGIANNLGISYSLFRKAFKEYTGYAPAQYFQELKLKKAKELLTETDFSIKEISYELNFSSYEYFLSFFKKRVGSTPLEYRNSGRVK from the coding sequence ATGAGATATAATGATTTCGGTATCGACTTTAAATACCTGTTGGTCAGCGAAAGGGACAAAAAATTCGGGCTTACGATCAATACCGTTGGTTTTCAACCGATAGCTCCACACACACAGTATCCATCCACAGATCACCCCAAAAGCTACTATTTCAGTCCCGACAAAGGGCGCATTTTATCTGAATATCAGATTGTTTACATCAGCAAAGGCAAAGGCACATTTAATTCAGAGGCCACAAAAAAAGTCAATATAACCAAAGGACAGGCTATTATTCTGTTTCCTGGGCAATGGCATACCTATTGTCCTTTGAAAGATACCGGATGGAATGAGTATTATATCGGCTTTGAAGGCAGAATTATCGATAATATAGTTGAGAATGGGTTCATATCACCCTCAAATCAAGTTCTCGATGTTGGTGTTAATGAAGATCTTGTAAACCTGTTCTCGACTGCCATAAAAGTGGCAAAAGAAGATAAAACGGCAGCTCAGCAAAATTTGGCTGGTATTGCTTTCAATATTTTAGGGACTATACTGTCGTTAGCTCAAAACAAAAACTTCGAAACAAAGGATAAAGCCCAAAAGATAGAACGGGCAAAGGTAATAATGCTCGAAAATATTCATAAAAATATAGATATCAAAGGCATCGCCAATAATCTGGGAATAAGCTACTCTCTGTTCAGAAAAGCTTTTAAAGAATACACCGGATATGCTCCGGCGCAATACTTTCAGGAGTTAAAATTAAAAAAGGCCAAGGAGTTATTGACAGAAACCGACTTTTCAATAAAAGAGATCTCTTATGAGTTGAACTTCAGTTCTTATGAATATTTTTTATCTTTCTTCAAGAAAAGAGTCGGCTCCACTCCTCTGGAATACAGAAATTCAGGAAGAGTAAAATAG
- a CDS encoding alpha-L-rhamnosidase-related protein: MKKILITLSLIVALATNTTAQLNILKNQFKQNLRQDEIIRSYVTPVKIIWQSDTEGKQVIKPEALLTRFDGQLSTSGAGMCMLRSDDDKQASVLLDFGTELYGGIEIAAAIRGEKKPIKVRVRLGESVSEAMSDAIDNSRPGMQSATNEHSLRDFTLEIPWLGTVEIGNSGFRFVRIDLLDKEVEFPLRAVRAIARYRDIPYLGSFKSSDERLNKIWETGAYTVHLNMQDYLWDGIKRDRLVWVGDMHPEVMTINSVFGDNEVVRKSLDFARDTTPLPGWMNGISSYSLWWIILHRDYYLHQGDMAYLKAQQSYLKKLIPQITSRVSGGKENLDGGRFLDWPTAENEAVIHSGLQALTLLTMEAGADIATWLGDQELKNLCTTTAKALKKHSPSDQGNKQAAALLSLVNLIPSKKAADVILKDGANDFATFYGYYMLEALAKAGKYQEAMDIISDYWGAMLDLGATTFWENFVYAERVNATRIDQLSISDKFDIHADGGAHCYIGLRGSLCHGWASGPTSWLTAHVLGIKVMESGSKVIQIRPNLGNLQYAEGTYPTPYGIIKVKHVKQANGKVTSEIEAPDEIKIIR; this comes from the coding sequence ATGAAAAAAATCTTAATTACTTTATCGCTAATCGTTGCTCTTGCAACCAATACAACTGCTCAGCTGAATATTCTGAAGAATCAATTTAAACAGAACCTGCGACAGGATGAAATTATCAGAAGTTATGTAACACCCGTAAAAATCATCTGGCAATCAGATACGGAAGGGAAGCAGGTTATCAAACCGGAAGCACTCCTGACCCGCTTTGACGGTCAACTTTCAACCAGCGGTGCAGGAATGTGTATGCTCAGGTCGGATGATGATAAACAGGCTTCCGTCTTGCTGGATTTCGGTACTGAACTGTACGGAGGCATTGAGATCGCGGCAGCAATCAGGGGGGAAAAGAAACCGATCAAGGTCAGGGTTCGCCTGGGGGAGTCGGTGTCGGAAGCCATGAGTGATGCCATCGACAACAGCCGCCCCGGGATGCAGTCGGCCACCAACGAACACTCACTGAGGGATTTCACGTTGGAAATACCTTGGTTGGGAACCGTTGAAATCGGTAATTCGGGCTTTCGCTTTGTACGCATCGACCTGCTGGATAAGGAGGTAGAATTTCCTCTCCGAGCTGTAAGGGCAATTGCGCGATACCGGGATATCCCCTACTTAGGATCATTCAAATCCAGTGATGAACGGTTGAATAAAATCTGGGAAACGGGAGCCTATACCGTACACCTCAACATGCAGGATTACCTGTGGGACGGGATAAAACGTGACCGGCTGGTCTGGGTAGGAGATATGCATCCTGAGGTGATGACCATCAACAGCGTTTTTGGAGACAATGAAGTAGTGAGGAAGAGTCTCGACTTCGCCCGGGATACCACTCCTCTGCCAGGATGGATGAACGGAATCTCCTCTTATTCGCTCTGGTGGATCATTCTCCACAGAGACTACTATTTACACCAGGGTGACATGGCTTATCTGAAAGCACAACAAAGCTACCTCAAAAAACTCATTCCCCAGATTACATCCAGGGTTTCAGGAGGAAAGGAAAACCTGGATGGGGGCCGTTTTCTGGACTGGCCAACAGCAGAAAACGAAGCGGTAATCCATTCAGGCTTGCAGGCCCTTACTTTGCTGACCATGGAGGCTGGAGCCGATATTGCCACCTGGTTAGGTGATCAGGAATTGAAAAACCTATGCACAACTACAGCCAAAGCACTTAAGAAACACTCCCCATCCGACCAGGGAAACAAACAGGCGGCAGCGCTACTATCGCTGGTGAATCTCATACCTTCGAAAAAAGCGGCAGATGTGATTCTTAAAGATGGAGCAAACGATTTTGCCACCTTCTACGGGTATTACATGCTGGAAGCCCTGGCCAAAGCAGGGAAGTATCAGGAGGCCATGGACATCATTTCTGACTACTGGGGAGCAATGCTTGACCTTGGTGCCACCACCTTCTGGGAAAACTTTGTATATGCGGAAAGGGTGAATGCAACAAGAATCGATCAGTTATCCATCTCTGACAAGTTCGATATCCACGCCGATGGAGGCGCCCATTGCTACATCGGTTTACGGGGCAGTCTTTGTCACGGATGGGCTTCCGGACCCACGTCTTGGCTCACGGCTCATGTATTGGGAATCAAAGTAATGGAGTCGGGATCCAAAGTGATACAAATCCGTCCCAACCTCGGTAATCTTCAATATGCAGAAGGAACTTACCCAACTCCGTATGGCATTATAAAAGTGAAACATGTGAAACAGGCAAACGGGAAAGTGACCAGTGAGATTGAAGCTCCGGATGAGATAAAAATCATCCGGTAA
- a CDS encoding alpha-L-rhamnosidase-related protein: MQIKYFFLITALLSQVMVAENPVRPVVSDKLHASHSTEIMGYMGNKFTLSYNNRILAQDIEKLIHPFTLRDGHSCWQGEFFGKWFTSDVLAYKYKPAQTLSEILKRAAAGLIDTQTSDGYIGNYAPDSHLNAWDIWDRKYCMLGLLSYYNLTKDTKALNAAAKEADFLMQDIRDAQLPNGLVTSIAPEDVVFNGGFLDSPEWGSASVIFPFIYYEFYGDNSLIVEYFDVMQR; encoded by the coding sequence ATGCAAATAAAATACTTCTTTTTGATAACAGCATTATTAAGCCAGGTAATGGTTGCAGAGAATCCTGTCAGACCGGTTGTCTCCGACAAGTTACATGCTTCCCATTCTACAGAAATTATGGGGTATATGGGGAATAAATTTACCTTATCGTATAACAACAGGATACTTGCTCAGGATATCGAAAAACTCATTCACCCATTTACTTTAAGAGACGGACACAGTTGTTGGCAAGGCGAATTTTTTGGAAAATGGTTCACCTCTGATGTTCTCGCATATAAATACAAACCGGCTCAAACACTGTCTGAAATCCTAAAAAGGGCTGCTGCCGGATTGATCGACACCCAAACATCCGACGGTTATATAGGAAACTATGCACCTGATAGTCATCTCAACGCTTGGGATATTTGGGACCGAAAATACTGCATGCTGGGATTACTCTCCTATTATAACCTGACAAAAGATACAAAAGCCCTGAATGCGGCAGCAAAGGAAGCAGATTTTCTGATGCAGGACATTCGCGATGCACAGTTGCCGAACGGCCTGGTGACGAGTATTGCTCCCGAAGACGTAGTTTTTAACGGCGGATTTCTGGACTCCCCCGAATGGGGAAGCGCCAGCGTTATTTTTCCGTTTATCTACTACGAGTTTTACGGCGACAACTCGCTGATCGTGGAATATTTCGATGTAATGCAAAGGTAG
- a CDS encoding alpha-L-rhamnosidase-related protein, translating to MYIRKNILLFIVFLSVCLQVSGQEESSPYGLTVNLLAHPEQVYLNGYPVSTILGDAITQKENYQFTEIRTSHPVFGWIVSSGTNNTKQNSYRILVASDKELLARDSADLWDTGKINSAQSINIPYKGKQLSPGTIYYWKAKTWDNHDRESAFSYIACFKTAESLTNYFTDRYPIQKKDDYPTRLVMVDENCYFADFGKASFGRLRVNLFSKTGTDSVHIHLGESMKNGRIDRSPGGSLRYSNYKVKPQQGWNTYVIAIGPDKRNTGSQAVLIPEYIGEVTPFRYCEIENYNHAMEEKDVIRETAFYPFNEHDSYFHSSDSILNKIWDISKYSIKATSFLGVYIDGDRERIPYEADALINQLSHYCVAREYSMARYTHEYLIRKPTWPTEWILQSVLMAWEDFMFTGNRQSIEYYYEDLKAKTLTMLADEEGFISTRTGKVTPEVLESIHFKGQLRDIVDWPHTGILGLEKEEGGETDGFVFTDINTVVNSFHYKALTLMARIAEVLGKASDQKFYSERAKQLKQSFNERLFDKKRGVYIDGIGTDHVSLHANMFPLAFGLISEKHINSVLEFIRSRGMACSVYGSQFLLDGIYNAHDAGYGLQLLTSTGERSWYNMIRAGSTITMEAWDNKYKPNQDWSHAWGAAPANLIPRKLMGIEPLEPGFKKIRIKPQPSKLEHAEIKLPTIRGNVQVSFTNNPDQSFRLEVSIPANTTADIYLPFYSVKQVISKDNNPISYRKQGDFSVIDNIGSGNWIFMVKR from the coding sequence ATGTACATCAGAAAAAATATTTTATTATTCATTGTATTTTTATCGGTTTGTTTGCAAGTCAGCGGCCAAGAGGAATCATCTCCATACGGCTTAACAGTTAATTTGCTGGCACATCCGGAACAAGTATATTTAAACGGATACCCCGTATCAACAATACTTGGTGATGCCATAACACAAAAAGAAAATTACCAATTTACCGAAATAAGGACCTCTCACCCTGTCTTCGGGTGGATAGTCTCCTCCGGGACAAACAACACGAAACAAAATTCCTACCGGATACTTGTTGCATCCGACAAAGAGTTATTGGCGCGTGATTCCGCAGATCTGTGGGATACAGGTAAAATAAACAGCGCACAGTCAATTAATATTCCTTACAAGGGGAAACAACTTAGTCCAGGCACAATCTATTACTGGAAGGCAAAGACGTGGGATAATCACGATCGGGAGTCTGCTTTTTCCTACATTGCATGTTTCAAGACAGCCGAATCTCTCACAAATTATTTCACAGACAGATATCCCATCCAAAAAAAGGATGATTATCCTACCCGACTTGTAATGGTGGATGAAAACTGCTATTTTGCAGACTTCGGGAAAGCATCTTTCGGGAGATTGCGAGTCAACCTATTCTCCAAAACCGGCACCGACAGTGTACATATTCATTTAGGAGAGTCGATGAAAAACGGCAGGATAGACCGATCTCCAGGAGGTTCTCTACGTTATTCAAATTATAAGGTGAAGCCTCAACAAGGGTGGAATACCTATGTGATTGCTATTGGTCCCGACAAACGAAATACCGGATCTCAAGCAGTGCTGATTCCCGAATATATTGGTGAGGTTACTCCCTTTCGTTACTGTGAGATTGAGAACTATAACCACGCCATGGAGGAAAAAGACGTGATAAGGGAAACAGCTTTCTATCCCTTTAACGAGCACGACTCATACTTTCACAGTTCAGATAGTATATTGAATAAGATATGGGATATTAGTAAATATTCCATAAAAGCCACATCATTTCTGGGTGTATATATTGATGGGGATCGGGAAAGAATCCCCTATGAGGCTGATGCTCTGATAAACCAATTGTCGCATTACTGTGTGGCCCGCGAATACAGCATGGCAAGATATACACACGAATATCTGATTAGAAAGCCAACCTGGCCAACGGAATGGATACTTCAATCCGTTCTTATGGCATGGGAAGATTTTATGTTTACCGGAAACAGACAATCCATAGAGTATTATTATGAAGATCTAAAAGCCAAAACATTAACCATGCTTGCAGACGAAGAGGGCTTCATAAGTACTCGTACCGGAAAGGTAACACCTGAAGTATTGGAATCAATACACTTCAAAGGACAATTGCGTGATATTGTTGACTGGCCGCATACCGGTATTTTAGGTCTGGAAAAGGAAGAAGGAGGAGAAACCGACGGATTTGTCTTTACCGATATCAACACAGTGGTTAATTCATTCCACTACAAGGCATTAACACTAATGGCACGTATTGCCGAAGTGTTGGGAAAAGCAAGTGATCAAAAGTTTTACAGCGAACGGGCTAAACAACTTAAACAATCATTCAATGAACGTCTTTTTGATAAAAAGAGAGGTGTGTATATCGACGGCATCGGCACTGATCACGTGTCACTTCACGCGAACATGTTTCCTCTTGCGTTCGGATTGATTTCCGAAAAACATATCAATAGTGTGTTGGAATTTATCCGCTCACGAGGGATGGCTTGCAGTGTATATGGATCCCAGTTCCTTCTCGATGGCATATATAACGCTCATGATGCCGGATATGGGCTGCAGCTACTTACTTCCACAGGTGAACGAAGCTGGTACAATATGATCCGTGCCGGCTCCACCATTACAATGGAAGCATGGGACAATAAATATAAACCCAACCAGGACTGGAGCCATGCATGGGGAGCAGCTCCTGCAAACCTGATTCCGCGCAAGCTGATGGGGATAGAACCTCTTGAGCCGGGATTCAAAAAGATCAGAATCAAACCCCAACCCTCAAAGCTCGAACATGCCGAAATCAAACTCCCGACAATCCGGGGCAATGTCCAGGTTAGTTTTACAAACAACCCGGACCAATCATTCCGGCTCGAGGTAAGCATTCCGGCCAACACCACCGCGGATATCTATCTCCCCTTCTATTCGGTAAAACAGGTCATAAGTAAAGACAACAACCCCATTTCCTATCGAAAGCAGGGGGATTTCTCTGTCATAGATAATATTGGTTCGGGGAATTGGATTTTTATGGTAAAGAGATAA